From Peptoanaerobacter stomatis, one genomic window encodes:
- a CDS encoding tetratricopeptide repeat protein: MELEAIWQKIVEVALTFYNYAMTQGESNFMLVNSDFINGNDVPEEAMYFFIGSFIIMILCAIFACDSFNIFHPIEGISEWKSKISILKVVIFAAAIFSIHTFYKMLVGIAGGFIGADASIRTLECLGSYINPIAIMIYAFAISTLTFRRRWFQAFMLGLAVFLTPSAMSFYGFTNEHISLYATAGAVAIVGGILHALFMYKKCTPFVACFVLDIVFFISKYFVIYYSDEVKLITATDMLGRVKQYIACEQMDFIFALILLLVLFAYEIATSETAKIKIYVVLPIVLAILTVLSIIFGKTELKYQPDYEQAVSLWENNNYEAARNAFMALNGYKDSDEYISKCTERINASIYEQGLDLIQQGDYEEAIRLFNLISDYSDAVEKIEECETHLTNKLAGIWNGEHGSVLTLNEDGTCYYVDGSSGEGSGTWYVDDKTTIRIETEALNYQLYASLENGYNTESVLMKATGSSWRDETFSKQ, from the coding sequence ATGGAACTAGAAGCGATTTGGCAAAAAATAGTTGAAGTTGCACTGACCTTCTACAATTATGCTATGACTCAAGGTGAAAGCAATTTTATGTTGGTAAATTCTGACTTCATAAATGGAAATGATGTACCAGAAGAAGCAATGTATTTTTTCATCGGTTCATTCATCATAATGATATTATGTGCAATTTTTGCATGTGATTCCTTTAATATATTCCATCCTATAGAAGGAATTAGCGAATGGAAATCCAAGATATCTATCTTGAAAGTGGTAATTTTTGCTGCGGCAATTTTTTCAATTCACACTTTTTACAAAATGTTGGTCGGAATTGCAGGTGGATTTATTGGAGCCGATGCAAGTATAAGGACATTAGAGTGTCTTGGATCATATATTAATCCAATTGCAATAATGATTTATGCGTTTGCAATTAGCACGTTGACATTCCGTAGACGGTGGTTTCAAGCATTTATGCTTGGATTAGCAGTATTTCTTACGCCATCAGCGATGTCGTTTTACGGTTTTACTAATGAGCACATTTCTCTATATGCGACTGCGGGCGCAGTAGCAATTGTAGGTGGAATATTGCATGCATTATTCATGTATAAAAAGTGTACTCCATTTGTAGCATGTTTTGTATTAGATATTGTCTTTTTTATTTCTAAATACTTTGTGATTTATTATTCAGATGAAGTAAAACTAATAACTGCTACAGATATGTTAGGAAGAGTAAAGCAGTATATCGCTTGTGAGCAGATGGATTTTATATTTGCATTGATATTATTGTTAGTACTTTTTGCATATGAAATCGCAACATCTGAAACAGCAAAGATTAAAATATATGTGGTTTTACCGATTGTTTTAGCAATTTTAACCGTGTTATCAATAATATTTGGAAAAACCGAACTTAAGTATCAACCGGACTATGAACAAGCGGTTTCATTATGGGAGAACAATAATTACGAGGCGGCTCGTAATGCATTTATGGCATTGAACGGATATAAAGATAGTGATGAATATATAAGTAAATGTACCGAAAGAATAAATGCATCAATTTATGAGCAAGGCTTGGATCTTATACAGCAAGGAGATTATGAAGAAGCGATAAGATTATTTAATCTGATTTCAGATTATAGTGATGCTGTGGAAAAAATTGAAGAATGTGAGACACACTTAACTAATAAATTGGCAGGAATATGGAATGGAGAACATGGAAGCGTGCTCACGCTAAATGAAGACGGAACTTGCTATTATGTTGATGGTTCATCAGGTGAAGGATCTGGTACATGGTATGTGGATGATAAAACCACAATTAGAATAGAAACAGAAGCTCTAAATTATCAATTATATGCTTCCTTGGAAAATGGATATAATACTGAGTCAGTGTTAATGAAAGCCACTGGATCAAGTTGGAGAGATGAAACCTTCAGTAAACAGTGA
- a CDS encoding TRAFAC clade GTPase domain-containing protein: MKKDTQPAKKSYFFGPGWNDLGKFIKRFWQFNQDDIKKKAEKIETGKGIMSFSGARALMSCISLILFGTIFFCLIAATVSTVLGVAFCFVYILILAIWLLDRINLISKGIFVACPNCKSKYLIPTYICPSCGEKHTKLTPGKYGVFFRTCNCGKKLPSHFLTKRGSLAAECPKCGVSLSGTATKPLCIPIIGGRSSGKTAYINAFSYEFIEKVAPRNGIEIKHYNEETERFYNHDISNDYMGGTTRMTKTEMDLKQASSKAFSFIIHHNKISPDRLVQIYDVAGESFVDNTENEEQLQYTYCQGIVFMLDPLSIPMVRNHLDDTISEIDRSSVGTLDVDLVLDSFLNKIRQITGQSSTAVFNMPIAIVISKGDIRTLDRFIGDEKISEYMTENNLDMDSFTVAEDELCRKFLMENGLASFVSNIDLKFKNNRYFKCSSIGHTREVGRYNPRGVLEPMEWIFQTADSGMKSIWHENKFGNIKRGDE, from the coding sequence ATGAAGAAGGATACTCAACCAGCAAAAAAGAGCTATTTTTTCGGTCCTGGATGGAATGATTTAGGCAAGTTTATAAAAAGATTTTGGCAATTCAACCAAGACGATATAAAAAAGAAGGCAGAAAAAATTGAGACGGGAAAAGGAATCATGTCTTTTTCTGGCGCAAGAGCTTTAATGTCTTGCATATCACTAATATTATTTGGAACTATTTTCTTTTGCCTTATAGCAGCCACTGTATCTACTGTTTTGGGAGTGGCATTTTGCTTTGTGTACATATTGATATTAGCTATTTGGTTACTAGATCGTATTAATTTGATCAGTAAAGGAATTTTTGTTGCATGTCCAAATTGTAAGAGTAAATATTTAATACCGACATATATTTGTCCTAGTTGTGGGGAGAAGCATACAAAGCTTACACCAGGAAAGTATGGCGTATTTTTCAGGACTTGTAATTGTGGAAAAAAGTTACCATCCCATTTTTTGACAAAGAGAGGTAGTCTGGCCGCAGAATGTCCAAAATGTGGAGTTTCTCTAAGTGGAACGGCAACTAAGCCTTTGTGTATTCCAATTATAGGTGGACGTTCTTCTGGAAAAACTGCTTATATTAACGCATTTTCATATGAATTTATAGAAAAAGTAGCTCCAAGAAATGGTATAGAGATAAAACATTATAATGAAGAAACTGAACGTTTTTATAATCATGATATTAGTAATGACTATATGGGCGGAACTACTCGAATGACAAAAACTGAAATGGATCTTAAACAGGCCAGTTCAAAAGCGTTCAGTTTTATTATACATCACAATAAGATTAGTCCTGATCGATTAGTGCAAATTTATGATGTTGCGGGAGAAAGTTTTGTAGACAATACAGAGAATGAGGAACAATTGCAATACACATATTGTCAAGGAATCGTGTTTATGCTTGATCCATTGTCAATTCCTATGGTTAGAAATCATTTAGATGATACTATAAGCGAGATAGATAGATCTAGTGTAGGTACACTAGATGTAGACTTAGTATTGGATTCTTTCTTAAATAAAATTAGGCAGATTACGGGACAATCATCTACAGCGGTATTCAATATGCCTATAGCGATTGTTATTAGCAAAGGTGACATTAGAACTCTTGATCGGTTTATCGGTGATGAAAAAATTTCTGAGTATATGACTGAAAATAATCTTGATATGGATTCATTTACAGTAGCAGAGGATGAATTGTGTAGAAAATTCTTGATGGAAAATGGATTGGCAAGTTTTGTAAGCAATATTGATTTGAAATTCAAAAATAATAGGTATTTTAAATGTAGCTCAATAGGACATACAAGGGAAGTCGGAAGATATAATCCACGCGGAGTATTAGAGCCGATGGAATGGATTTTTCAAACCGCTGATAGTGGAATGAAATCTATTTGGCATGAAAATAAATTTGGAAATATTAAGAGAGGCGATGAATAA
- a CDS encoding DUF6985 domain-containing protein, with the protein MGNRENFLEEVAPTLLKYYLDNYENISANVNIPEKINRDNINEELIVKLIKVRTVYFDRKGQYGWLCDCVWDEEHGICILLSGNTLTIEDYDYLL; encoded by the coding sequence GTGGGAAATAGAGAAAACTTCTTAGAAGAAGTAGCACCTACACTTTTAAAATATTATTTAGATAATTATGAAAATATTTCTGCGAATGTCAATATACCAGAAAAAATTAATAGGGATAATATCAATGAAGAATTGATTGTGAAGTTGATAAAAGTCAGAACTGTTTATTTTGATAGAAAAGGACAATATGGATGGTTGTGTGATTGTGTCTGGGATGAAGAACATGGCATATGTATTTTGCTATCTGGAAATACATTAACAATTGAGGACTATGATTACCTATTGTAA